The genomic segment CACAACTGTTATGGGGACCGATTAGCGCTCGTTATGGGCGTTGGATGCCTGTACCGGCCGGATGCTGGCTCGAGCAATGATCCGCGACTTGTTTAGCCGTACTCGTGCAGCACACATGCTTTCGACACTGATGATCATCATGGCCATCGCGCCGATTGCCGGGCCCCTGATCGGCGGGCAGATGATTAAAGTCACCTCGTGGCATGCCATTTTCTGGCTGCTGGCGATTATCGGAATATTAATGCTGATGTCTTTATTCTGGTTACCCGAAACATTACCTGCTGAAAAACGCTCGCAATCCTCCGCAACCAGAGGCTTTCAAAACTACTTTGCCTTACTAACTAACGTTAAATACATGCGGTTTACGTTGAGCCTGACCCTGGGGAGTGCCATTGCGTTCAACAGGCTAACAGAATGCTATAACTGCTGATTTATCAATGGGAAATTGAGTTTGCCAGACGTCAGGAGGCTTGAGACTGGAGCGGGCGAAGGGAATCGAACCCTCGTATAGAGCTTGGGAAGCTCTCGTTCTACCATTGAACTACGCCCGCGTTGAGGTGCGTGAAGCATTATAAACTTTACGCACCATCTGACAAGGGACCCGCGCGCTGACTGGCGATTAATTCGCCGTTAGCATTTTGGTTTACTGCCCTGCGGCGGCAGATAGCGGACAGGATCAATGGCCGTAGCCTTGTAGCGGATCTGGAAGTGCAGGCGTACGGAATTGGTATCCGAGCTGCCCATGGTCGCTATTTGCTGACCAATCTTCACATTTTGTCCGTTGTTGACCATCAACGTTTCGTTATGCGCGTAAGCGGTGATGTAGTTTTCACCGTGCTTGATCATAATCAGATTGCCATAACCGCGCAGCTGGTTGCCCACGTATACCACTTTTCCGGCGCCTGCGGCATAGATCGGTTGACCGCGTGGGGCGGTGATATCAATTCCCTTATTGCCGCCATCTGACGATGAGTAGGGCAGAATGACGGTGCCGCTGGTCGGCCAGCGCCAGCAGCGGTCGCCCACGGGCGGCCAGGAAACGGGTGGCAATGACGGACGGGAAGCGGTCTTTGTGCTTCTGGTCGCTTTTTTCCCGGCGGTGGCACGGCTGTTAAACTTAAGCTTCTGCCCAATTTCAATGGTATAGGGCGGAGAGATGTCGTTCATTCGCGCCAGATCCTGCACGCTGGTTCCGGTCAGACGTGCAATGCGGGAAAGCGTATCGCCGCGCTTAACGGTATATACGTTGCCGTCTGAATCAGACTGGCTCGAACAGCCCGCCAGCAGCAGACCTGCGCACAGCAACATCGCCATACGTAAACATTTCTTATTCAGGCGTCCTGCTCTCAAAACAGATCCTCGCGGTATTGTAAGACGCTTTATCATAGCAGTCCTAAGCCATATGCCCAATCTATTGCACCGGGAAAGGATATCCCGCGCTATTCTCTGCATCATTGCCGGTAACTATATCTGGCACAAACAGCCGCTGCCAGCGGCATATGTTCATAAGGATTTTCCTGGATTCGATCGGCGTCAGGCTTATTTTGATAATGCCTTTCTCTTACTGATGCGCTACCCTTGGTGTCTGAAGAAACAGTGGCCCGCAGAAACAAACGGGTTATTTTTATCGTCAGGAGCAGTTATGTTCAGGGAACACGTCATTTTACTGGATGCGCAGGGAAACCCCGCCGGCACGCTGGAAAAGTATGCTGCACACACCACTTCAACGCCATTGCATCTCGCCTTTTCTTCATGGTTGTTTAATACCGAGGGGCGGCTACTGGTTACGCGTCGCGCCCTGGC from the Klebsiella sp. RIT-PI-d genome contains:
- the actS gene encoding amidase activator ActS; this translates as MRAGRLNKKCLRMAMLLCAGLLLAGCSSQSDSDGNVYTVKRGDTLSRIARLTGTSVQDLARMNDISPPYTIEIGQKLKFNSRATAGKKATRSTKTASRPSLPPVSWPPVGDRCWRWPTSGTVILPYSSSDGGNKGIDITAPRGQPIYAAGAGKVVYVGNQLRGYGNLIMIKHGENYITAYAHNETLMVNNGQNVKIGQQIATMGSSDTNSVRLHFQIRYKATAIDPVRYLPPQGSKPKC